One genomic segment of Pseudorca crassidens isolate mPseCra1 chromosome X, mPseCra1.hap1, whole genome shotgun sequence includes these proteins:
- the LOC137216813 gene encoding integrator complex subunit 6-like isoform X1 yields the protein MENGQISPDGFLSKSAAPELMNMAGDSIPPDQVDCLSDDFTSLRKDDLMHNPGSNAVIGGTKNCSVSVDDRKVSVTSALETGPNTSQITPAMAQGINADIKHQLMKEVRKFGRKYERIFILLEGVQGPLAVRKQFIEFTIKEAARFKRRVLIQYLEKLLEEIESHHLPNSV from the exons ATGGAAAATGGTCAAATCTCACCCGATGGCTTCTTGTCAAAATCTGCTGCCCCAGAGCTTATGAATATGGCAGGAGATAGTATCCCGCCCGACCAAGTGGATTGCCTGTCTGATGATTTCACTAGTCTCAGGAAAGATGACCTGATGCACAATCCTGGTAGTAATGCAGTCATAGGAGGAACCAAGAACTGCAGCGTCTCTGTAGATGATCGAAAAGTCTCGGTAACATCTGctttggaaactgggccaaatacATCGCAAATAACTCCTGCTATGGCACAAGGAATCAATGCTGATATAAAACACCAGTTAATGAAGGAAGTTCGAAAATTTGGGCGAA agtatgaaagaattttcattttgcttgaaGGAGTGCAAGGACCTCTTGCAGTGAGGAAACAATTTATTGAATTTACCATCAAGGAAGCTGCAAG GTTCAAAAGACGAGTCTTAATTCAGTACCTTGAGAAGCTACTAGAAGAAATAGAATCCCATCACCTTCCCAACAGTGTTTAA
- the LOC137216813 gene encoding integrator complex subunit 6-like isoform X2, whose product MENGQISPDGFLSKSAAPELMNMAGDSIPPDQVDCLSDDFTSLRKDDLMHNPGSNAVIGGTKNCSVSVDDRKVSVTSALETGPNTSQITPAMAQGINADIKHQLMKEVRKFGRRVQGPLAVRKQFIEFTIKEAARFKRRVLIQYLEKLLEEIESHHLPNSV is encoded by the exons ATGGAAAATGGTCAAATCTCACCCGATGGCTTCTTGTCAAAATCTGCTGCCCCAGAGCTTATGAATATGGCAGGAGATAGTATCCCGCCCGACCAAGTGGATTGCCTGTCTGATGATTTCACTAGTCTCAGGAAAGATGACCTGATGCACAATCCTGGTAGTAATGCAGTCATAGGAGGAACCAAGAACTGCAGCGTCTCTGTAGATGATCGAAAAGTCTCGGTAACATCTGctttggaaactgggccaaatacATCGCAAATAACTCCTGCTATGGCACAAGGAATCAATGCTGATATAAAACACCAGTTAATGAAGGAAGTTCGAAAATTTGGGCGAA GAGTGCAAGGACCTCTTGCAGTGAGGAAACAATTTATTGAATTTACCATCAAGGAAGCTGCAAG GTTCAAAAGACGAGTCTTAATTCAGTACCTTGAGAAGCTACTAGAAGAAATAGAATCCCATCACCTTCCCAACAGTGTTTAA